The Clarias gariepinus isolate MV-2021 ecotype Netherlands chromosome 7, CGAR_prim_01v2, whole genome shotgun sequence genome includes a window with the following:
- the LOC128527508 gene encoding NLR family CARD domain-containing protein 3-like, protein MIVFIKHELEMFKKLLTDKNTKYYGDVREDLWSVKDAALDMAVYFLKLMNHSDIAGALQDALIEFQQRKLKSNLCKKYTRVSEGIATQGESNNLNKIYTDLYITAGGRVKMSDQHEVRQIERQNTSAKVKENQMEQEQQIECKNMFNLLPGEEDKPIRTVVTQGVAGIGKSICVQKFVLDWAEGKEYQDIKFIFPLPFRELNLKDKDIYSLKKIIYHFFPEVKGMRFTDKYKVMFIFDGLDECRLPLTFGENEKWTDVSMPTSLDTIMTNLIQGNLLPSALIWITTRPAAAAKIPAEHVDRVTEVRGFNDDQKVEYFRKKISNETLANRIIDHIKGSRSLFIMCHIPVFCWISATVLERILRQTDNEEIPQTLTDMYTYFLIFQIVQGDKKYNRKTASDIPWNKEGILSLGNLAFSQLENNNLIFYAHDLEKCGIDPSKIAVYSGVCTQETGRFLDTVFSFVHLSIQEFVAALYTYVSLRNENKNVFKRSEESKETEVIDFLKMTVDQALQSENGHLDLFLRFLLGLSLESNQELIRGLLTHTGTSSDCKKDIVEYIKIKFEQNPDPERSINLFYCLNELNDDSLVKEIQSYLSSGRLSEAKLSPAQWSALVFVVLTSEEDLEVFELQKFIKSDECFKRLLPVVQEATTAL, encoded by the exons atgattgtatTCATAAAACACGAGCTGGAGATGTTTAAGAAACTTCTaacagacaaaaacacaaaatattatgGAGATGTGAGGGAAGATCTGTGGAGTGTTAAAGATGCAGCTCTTGATATGGCAGTCTACTTCCTAAAACTAATGAACCACAGTGACATCGCTGGTGCACTCCAAG ATGCTTTAATAGAATTCCAGCAGCGTAAACTCAAATCAAACCTGTGTAAGAAGTATACTCGTGTATCGGAAGGAATTGCAACGCAGGGTGAGTCCAACAATCTGAACAAGATCTACACAGATCTGTACATCACTGCTGGTGGAAGGGTGAAAATGAGTGATCAACATGAGGTGAGACAAATTGAAAGACAAAATACTAGTGCAAAAGTTAAGGAAAACCAAATGGAGCAAGAGCAGCAAATTGAATGCAAGAACATGTTTAACCTGTTACCCGGAGAAGAGGACAAACCCATCAGAACTGTGGTGACACAGGGGGTCGCTGGCATCGGGAAATCCATCTGTGTACAGAAGTTTGTTCTAGACTGGGCTGAAGGAAAAGAATATCAGGACATCAAGTTCATATTCCCACTGCCTTTCAGAGAACTGAACCTAAAGGACAAGGACATTTACAGTTTAAAGAAAATCATCTATCATTTTTTTCCAGAAGTAAAAGGAATGAGATTCACAGATAAGTATAAAGTCATGTTTATCTTCGATGGCCTGGACGAGTGTCGACTTCCTCTAACATTTGGTGAAAATGAGAAGTGGACTGATGTATCAATGCCAACCTCACTGGACACTATAATGACAAACCTCATTCAAGGAAATCTGCTTCCGTCTGCTCTCATCTGGATAACCACTCGACCAGCAGCAGCTGCTAAGATCCCTGCTGAACACGTGGACCGGGTCACAGAGGTGCGCGGCTTCAATGATGATCAGAAGGTGGAATATTTCAGAAAGAAAATCAGTAATGAGACTCTGGCCAACAGAATCATTGATCATATTAAAGGATCGAGAAGCCTCTTCATCATGTGTCATATTCCTGTCTTCTGTTGGATTTCAGCTACTGTACTTGAGAGGATATTGAGACAAACGGACAATGAAGAAATTCCACAGACTCTGACGGATATGTACACATACTTTCTGATATTTCAGATCGTACAGGGGGACAAAAAATATAACAGAAAGACTGCATCAGACATTCCGTGGAATAAAGAGGGAATTCTTTCTCTGGGAAATCTCGCCTTTAGTCAACTGGAAAACAACAACCTGATTTTCTATGCACACGATCTGGAAAAGTGTGGAATTGACCCCAGTAAAATAGCGGTGTACtcaggagtgtgtactcagGAGACTGGCAGATTTCTAGACACAGTTTTCAGCTTTGTGCATCTCAGCATTCAGGAGTTTGTTGCTGCTTTATATACATACGTATCTCTCAGAAATGAaaacaagaatgtttttaaaCGATCAGAAGAGAGCAAAGAAACAGAAGTTATTGATTTCCTTAAGATGACAGTGGACCAGGCCTTACAGAGTGAGAACGGACACTTGGACCTTTTCCTCCGCTTCCTTCTGGGTCTCTCACTGGAGTCTAATCAGGAGCTCATTCGAGGtctgctgacacacacaggaACCAGCTCTGACTGCAAAAAGGACATAGTCGAGTACATAAAGATTAAGTTTGAACAAAATCCAGATCCAGAGAGGTCAATCAATCTGTTCTACTGTTTGAACGAGTTAAATGATGATTCACTAGTGAAAGAGATCCAAAGCTACTTGAGCTCAGGACGTCTCTCTGAAGCTAAACTCTCACCTGCTCAGTGGTCTGCTCTGGTCTTTGTGGTACTGACATCAGAGGAGGATCTTGAAGTGTTTGAGCTTCAGAAGTTCATAAAGTCAGATGAATGCTTTAAGAGGCTGCTGCCAGTCGTACAGGAAGCCACAACAGCTCTGTAA